In the Natronoglycomyces albus genome, TGGCCACGGCCATGGGGGGCCGATGGCGCGTAGCCGCTCACCTGCGGTGTGTTCGTTGCGGGTGTGGGCATCGAGCTACTTGAGCCCAAGTGCGCCAAAGTCATCTGTGGGCCGTTCAGCGCGGCAACGGCGTCGGACATGACGGCGCGGCAGGCGGCGGCGAAAGAGGCGGCGTCGGGCCAGCGGTTGCTTGGCTCCTTCATGAGCGAGCGGCGGATCACGGTACCGACCTGAGTTGGTACGTCTGCGGGCAGCGCGGGCGGCTCGTTACGCAGGTGGGCCGACAACACACCCAGCGGCGTGTCGGCGCGGAAGGGAGGCGAGCCCGCGAGGCACTGGTGGGCCACGACCCCCAGCGAGTAAATGTCGGAGTGGGGGGTGAGGTTTTCGCCGGCGGCCTGTTCGGGGGACATGTAGGTGACGGTGCCCAGGACGACACCTGTCGTGGTGAGGGTGAGATTTTCGGTGGAGCGGGCGATACCGAAGTCGACCAAGACGACGCTGCCGTCGTCGCGCACGAGAATGTTGCCGGGTTTGACATCGCGGTGCACGATTCCGGATTCATGGGCGGTGTGGAGGGCGTCGGCGACTCCGGCGATGATCGGCAACGCTTGGGATTCGGGGAGTCGTCCCCACATGCTGAGCAAACGTGACAGCGGTTTGCCGTCAATGTATTGCATGATGAGGTAGGCGATAGTGGAGTCTTCGGTCTCGATTTCCCCGTAGTCATAGACTTCGACGATGCCCGGGCCCTGCAAGATGGCGATCGCGCGGGCCTCGCGGCGGAATCGTTCCCGGAAACCGGAGTCGTCGGCGAGGCTGGCCAAGAGGACTTTAATGGCAACGGTGCGCCCCAGGAGGGTGTCGACACCCTCCCAGACATTGCCCATCCCGCCGCCTCCGATGCGACGTTCTATGCGATAGCGTCCGTCAAGGACGTCGCCGACTTTCACACTCCCCGAGCCCGGCATGATTACTTATGACCCCCCAAGCCGCGTAGTTCGGCTTGACATTTCGCCGCCAAAAGATACGGCCGGGCTGACCGCAGTGGACCCGGCGTATGTTCAACGAGCCTGGAGTTGATCGGCTACGCCCTGCAAGGGGGAAAGTTGCGGAATTTTGCCAGCGTTGTGACTAGGCAACGCCTGCATATGAGGCGAATTCATTTCTTCGCTTCGGTGTTCGCCTTCTTCTGCGGTGCTAACTGAATCGGGCTATGCGCGGTATTGCCCGACAGCCGAAAGCCCTGCGTGACCTAGCGGCCACTGGTTGTGGCCGTCGTTCGCGCAGGGCTGTATCCTTCGCACCGACAGTGTCGGTTCTGGGTTAGACGACTTCGAGTTGCCGCTCGGCCGCAGTTGCTCGACGCGACATTTCGTCGTGGTGGCAGGCTTCGCCGATCTGTCCGTCCCAAGCGGCCCAAGAGTGGCATGGCCACACTTGCTTGCAGTCACGGCAGTTCACCGGCTTGCGGCCCGGGCGCTTTTCTGGCGTATGGCGTTTCCACCACCGCACTTGGACGCGCCACAAACTCGGGACCAGGACGCCCTGAGGCGGTTCTTCAGGTGGCGGGTTATCCAACGTAAACGGGCTTCTCACCGTCGTATGCCTTTCGTGCAATCTGAGTGGGACTCGATCGGTTGATTCCTGGTTTTGTCGGTGGGGCCGCAGCGCGCCGACATGGATGGTCGGAAGTCTGTGGCGGGTGGTCCGAGGGTGTTGGCTTCGGGCCGTATCCGGGACCTGGTATGTCTACTGGTCAGGGTCGCCCTCAGGGTGTGGCCTGAGTTTGGGCGGCATGGCCGGATGTGATCAAGTTGTAGGCGGTGGCGTCACTGTGCGTGGCGACGCTTCCGTCATAAATATTGCACATGCAAGTTTCGGATGCAATAGGGTTGACCGGATTGGGTTACAATAAAAAGAGAACTCGGCCCGGATTGCCGCTGACCGACCAGGCCTGAGTTTTTAGCGGTACCAACGATATGAGGGTTATTGATGGTGAAAAAGAGCAAGGCCGGCGAGGCCGCAATCCCCGCACAATCCGCATCGTCAGCGCCCCCGTCCGCAAACGTCGCTGATTCTCAAAAAACCTCCGGCTCCAGCGGGGCCGCAAAATCCACTAAGGACCTTGAGGGAGGTGTCTCCCCCTCCTCCAATGGCGCGAAGACATCGAAGTCAGCACGCGGGCAAAAACACAGCGGCGCAACCTCCAAGGCCCCCGCTCGCGAGGCCCGCGTCGTCAGCCCCACCATTCGCCGTCGTCGGGTGGGAACCGAGCTGCGGAAGATCCGCACTGAGTCGGGAACGTCGGTAGAAGTCATCGCCTCGGCCCTGGAAGTCACCACCTCCACTGTCTACCGTATGGAGTTGGGGCGCGTCGGTATCAAACCTCGCGACGTCAACGACTATGCCGAGGCTTGCCATTATCAAGACGACGAGCAGATTGCCTATCTGAAGTCGATGGCATCCGAGGGCCGTCAACGTGGATGGTGGGCCCGCTACTCCGACACGATCGAGCCTCTCTACCAGACCTATGTGGGCCTGGAAGCCGACGCCGAACAACTGCGCATGTATGACGCGATCATGTTCAATGGTCTCTTGCAGACGCGCGAGTACGCGCTGGCGACCTTCGAACACGTCGTGCAGTCCTCGCGGGAACACATGGAGAAACGCATCGAGCTGCGCATTGAGCGTCAGAGTCGACTCTCTGAGGACCTGGAACTGATCAGCGTTATGGACGAGGCCGTCATCCGCCGCATATTGGGCGATCGGGATGTGTCGCGAAATCAGCTCGACCACGTCTTGGAGATGTCAGAAAACCCGAACGTGCACTTGCAGGTCTTGCCGTTTAGCGTGGCCGCTTACCCGGGCATGTTGGGGTCGTTCACGGTCATGAGCTTCCGGGCTATGGATGACCCGAAGGACGATGGTTACCGCCATCCCGACATTGCCTATGTGGAGGGAGCCGGTCTCGACCAATACGAGGAGTTCGATCGCGTCTCCCAGTTCCGGAAGGTGTTTGCCACCCTCTCGGAGCGGGCTCTAAGTGAAGAGGACACCCGAGATCTCATCAAAGAGGTCCGCGACAACCTTTGATGCCACGTTCGGGTTCTCAAGGCCCGATATTGGCCCTTTCGGGGTTACTGTTTGACAGCATCCCAGCTGGGCGGAGGCGGCATCCCATGCTGCGCTTGAATGTCGCGAGCATCGTTGGATCTAGTGGCCATTGTGGCTGGAGGGCTTGGGCTAGATCCAGGTTGGACAGATCAGGGGTGTACCAATAATGGCGATGGACACGCAAAAGTGGGGCCTTCCTTGGTTCCGAGGGAAGACCCCACTTGAATACGCTCTATTTTGTTTGCGGCACTCGATTAATCGTGGCATCTGGTCAGTGCCGGGTTAGAGGCACCGATCCAGGGGGCCGCGTTGTAGGCACGTGGTTGGAGGTTGTGTGTGCTACCGGCTGGAGGAAAGCAGGGCTTTCCAGTCGCCGGGGCTCGCCCGCAGAATCGGACCATTGACATTTTTTGAATCTCGGACCTGGACGTGGCTGTAGTGGAGTCGTGCTTCCACACAGTCGCCTGTGGGTCCTGATCGGGAACTTTTTTTCCATGTAGTGGTAAGCATTGCCCCATCCCTTCATCGTGGATGCAAGTTGAAACTGCAATCTTCCACTTCCCAGTTGCGCCAGTGTAACAGCGAGTAGATCGATGATCTTGACGGAAATTTGTCACTGTCGGACTGCTGACAAACCCGTAACCTTTCTTGTGCAAGCGGCTCCGAGCTGGGAATCTTTGTGATAAGCCCTCGGGTTTCTAGTATGGAATTGACTCGCATTTGGGAGTTTCGGAGCGTGGCTCGGCTTGCAAAGTGGCGTGCGTGATCCCAAAATCGTGTTCCAATGTCCCCCGTGCGATGGACAGGACGTCCTTGAGATTGGCTCGCTCCTCCTGGAGCACCAGATGCACCGTGGCGACGTCGAGACCCGAGGTCAATGTCCACACGTGCAGGTCGTGGACTTCCTCCACGCCGTCGATGTCGGATAGCGAGCGCTTGACCTGGTCCATGTCGAGATGCTTGGGCGCATTCTGTAGCAGAATGTGCAAGGCGTCTCGCCCGAGCCTCCAGGCTCGGGGAAGGATGAAGAGGCCCACGGCCACGGCCATGAGTGAATCGGCGTAGTACCAGCCGGTAGTCCAGATAATGATGGCGGCGGTGATAACGCCGATGGAGCTGACCGCGTCCCCCAGTACCTCGAAGTACGCTCCGCGGATATTGATGCTTTCCTTTGCGCCTGCGCGCAGCATCAACAGGGAGACAACGTTGACCACGAGGGCCCCAATTGCCACGGCCAGCATGGGAAGTGAGTTGACCTCCGGCGGGTCGGACAGCCGTTTGGCCGCTTCGACGAGTACAAATATAGCCACACCGAAAAGCAGCAAGGTGTTTCCAAGCGCGGCGAGGACCTCTAGGCGGTACCATCCGAAGGTCTGACGGGAACGGCCCAGAGAACGTTGGACGGCGATAATCGCGGCCAAAGCCATGCCAATGCCCAGTGCGTCGGTGCCAACATGTGCGGCATCGGACAATAGGGCGAGGGAACCGGTCATGAACGCAGTGATGAGCTCGAAAGTCATGACCGTCAATGCCAGGCCCAAGGCAATCCAGAGTTTATTGCGGTGTTTGGCGCCCATAGTGGCCGCGGCGGCGACGCTGGGGGCGTGGCTGTGATGGTCATGCCCGTGTGGGGCCCGGCGAGTGGACCCAGAGCGATGAGTGGAGCCACCCATGACGGGTTCGCGCCCTGGTGCGTGAGAGGTCACCGGCTCATGGGGTCGGAGATTTCCACGGTCCTGATCGTGGCTCATGAAATGCCTGCTCCTGTTGTCGTTGACGGTGCTTGATGGTTGTGGCCCTCGGCTCAGCGCTGACGTTGTCGCAGCTATGAGCAGTGGTGCGTGTGGTGCAGATGTGTTACCCACTGGCCTCATGTCAACGATAGTAACATGCGCACGTATGCATATGAGGATGAAGCGTCATCACGGAGCGTCCTGGGCGGTGGTGGTGCGGATGGGTAAATCGTGCCGGATGAGGAAAATCGGATGTGAAGTTCTGGCTGTTTTCCGGCAGTTGCGCAATGGGCAATTACGCGTTGATAACGATTTTTTCGCGCCCGAGGTCAAATGGGGGTCTCAGGGCGTCATAAATATGGGTTTGGCTTCGGAAAATGGCCTCTGATCAGCGCTTATGCCGCAAAGAAGGGGAAATTTCACAAAAGCCACCAGGTAATGAAATAATGAATGTACTGGGAGAGGAAGAGATCAGCCACCCAACTGATCTCTAAGACGGCGGGCACTGCGCGGGGGTGACGATGGAAACAGCAATTTATGTAGCACTGGCGTCCTTTGGGGCGGTAGTGGGTATTGTGGTGATCTTTGCGACGGTTCTGGGACTTTTGTCCTGGCGTGACAGTCGCAAACGGAGGCGGAACAGGGCCAAGGCTGATGCGGAGGCCTGGTGCCAACTTCTGACCAATCAGCTGGCGATAGCCCCAGTCAGCAAAGATTCAAAGGTCAACGAAGCCACGAAGCGGGCAGAACAGCTCCACACCCTATCGACAGAACAAATGGCGAAGGCGAAGAAGCTGAAACACTTCATGCGAGCCCGGGCCCTGGCCCTGGCTGGCTTGCACAACCTCAATGTGGCGCGACGCGAGGTAGGACAGGAACTAGGACCGGAAGGGCCAATGCCCATCAATCCGAGCAAGAAATCCGCTCGAATCGCACGGGACATCCCAACCGGACCATCCCTGGGCACCTGGTAGTCAACATGCGCCCACCGGCATTAAGGGGCCGTCGACATTTTGTCGACGGCCCCTTAACCAACTGTGGACCCGTCATGCCCCAGAACGACTAAGCCTGCAAATCCTGCCTGCGAGGCAACGCCAGACTCATAATCCACGTGACGATCGAGACGACCAGAGCTCCCCAAAACGCCGGCCAGAACCCATCGACCGTGAACGGCAACGAGAAGACCTCCGCCAACCACGCCGTCAACCAGAACAACAAGGCATTCGCCACCAACGCGAACAGCCCCAACGTCAGCACATAGAGACTGCACCCCACAACGAGGATCAACGGCTTCAACACGGCGTTGACCACACCAAAGATCAACGCCACCAACACCAGCGTCAAAAGGCTCCGAGCCGAACTCTCCCCTGCGAGGCTGATCCCCGACACCAAGACTGTCGCCAGCCACAACGCAAACGCGACCACAATGGTCCGCACCAAAAATGCCATGGATTCGATTTTGCCACCGAACGTCCCACCAACGAGGCATTTTCCGCTCTAGCTGCGACTCAATCGCGTCAGCCTGTTTACTTCTCCTTCACTCAACGCCGGGCTTCTGGCAACCCCCGCTCCGTAACTTCTCTACTGCCACCTTCGGAAAAACAACCCGGGTGGCAGCTCAGAAGCACCTAACAAGGAGTCGAAAAGCCCGATGTTCACCAAACGCCGGCTGGCTTGGACCACGTCCATTGCCCTCACCACCGGACTCGTCCTCACCGCATGTGGCGCTGGCGACGACAACGCAGACACCACCACCTCTGCGGACTACGAGACCATCGACGAAGCCAGCGCCGAGGCGCTGGAAGCTCTCGCCGAGGTCAACTCCCTCTCCGGCAACATCAACGGAGCGGGAGCCAGCTTCCCTTTCACCGTGTATGAGGACTGGCGCGTGCACTACGAGCAAAACGTGCAAAGCGATGTGCGCATCAACTACCAGAGCGTGGGCTCAGGCGCTGGCATTACCCAGTTCTTGGAAGACACCATTGACTTTGGAACTTCCGAGGCATACCTGCGCGAGGGCGAACTCTCTACCGCCGAGGGCAACCGCGACTGCGAGGCTATTCAGGTGCCGATGCTCTTTGGCTCGGTCGCCATCGCCTTTCAAGACGAGTCGCTAGACGGCCTCGTGTTGGATGCCGACACCATCGCCAAGATCTTCACTCGCGACATCACCAACTATTCCGACGATGAGATCGCCGCCCTCAACCCGGGCCGGGATCTGCCCGACCTGGAGATCATCCCAGTTCACCGCTCCGACGGCTCTGGAACCACGTCGGTGTTCACCACCTGGCTCGAAGACGAGTCCGGCCACTGGGTCGACAACATGGACCCGGCCTCGGGCACCGAAGTGAACTGGGCCTCCGGAACCGTTGGAGGACAGGGCAACGAGGGTGTCGCCGCGAACCTCCAGGCCGAAACGGGCGGCCTGGGCTATGTCAACCAGTCCTACGCCTACATCGAGGGTCTACCGCAGGCCGAGGTCATCAACGCCGACGGTAACGCCGTCTACCCGACGCTCGAAGCCACGACCGCCGGAATCGAGAACCTCGAAATCCCGGACAACTACCAGTTCGACATCCTCGGCATCGGTGGCGACGGCTACCCGATCACCGGAACGGTGTGGAACTTCTTCTACACCTGTGGATACGACGACGAGACTGCCGCTGTTCTGAAGGACTACTGGATCTGGGCCACCCAGACCCCCGAGGCCGACCAGTTGGCCATGGAACTGGGCTATGCCCCGATGGGGCCGGAGCTGAAGGCCCGCGTGCTCGACGAACTGTTGCGCATCAACGAGAACAACTGATCTAGGTACCGCAACCGCTCATTCGGTTGGTCGACCGGCGACATAGGCCGGTCGACCACGGCCGCCGGTGGGTAGTTGCCAACGGTGGCGATTTCCTTCCCATCAGGGTTCTCGCCGCACCGGTTTCCCGGCCACCAGGTGGCGGATGAAACCAATTCTCTCGACCGACGACCGTCTCTAAAGGAGCCGACTGTGGCAACCAATGCCACGAAAAAACCACTGCCGCCGCTGCGCGACCAACTTCGCGGTAAAGGCTTTTCCCGACTGGCCGACCCCATGTTTCGTGGGGCCGTCACCATCGCCGGAGTCTCGGTGCTTGGCCTGTTGGGTTTCATGATCGTCCACACCACCGCCGAAGCCTGGCCCATTCTCAGCCATGAAGGCGTCTTCGGGTTTCTCTCTGGAACCCACTGGCAGTCGGGCCAACACGACGCGGCGCATCAAGAAGGTGTCTCGGGCACGTATGGGGCCTTGCCGTTCATGTACGGCACCCTCATCACCAGCCTTATCGCCATCGTGATCGCGTTGCCGCTGGCCCTGGCCTCGGCCATTTACATCACCCAGATCGCCCCGCGCAAGGTCCGCTCAACTTTGTCCTCGGCCATTGAGATGTTGGCGGCCGTCCCCTCGATCGTGTATGGACTGTGGGGTCTGCTGTTCTTCATCCCGTTTGTCATGCGGCCATTTTTCTTCGAACCGATGGAACGCTTCCTTAGCCCGATTCCCATCATCGGCCCGCTATTCGAGGGACCGGTTCGACTGGGTTCGTATATGTCGCTGGGCGTCATCCTCGCGATCATGATCTTGCCGATCATCACCGCGATTTGCCGGGAGGTGTTCTCGGCGGCCCCCCTCGACGAACAGCAAGCCGCATATGGGCTTGGAGCAACGCGCTGGGAAGTCATCCGCAAGGTTCTTCTGCCCCGCAGCCTTTCGGGCATCACCGGAGGCACCATGCTCGGCCTCGGCCGGGCGCTGGGGGAGACGATGGCCGCGGCGATGCTCGTGGGCGCCAGTCAACAAATGGGGCTGAGCCTCTTCACCGGCGGCGACACCATGGCCGGGCACATCGCCAACACCTTCGCCGACGCCACCCAAGAGACCGTCACGGCCCTCATGGCGATTGGGGTGGCTTTGTTCGTGTTCACCACATTCATCAACCTCGCGGCCCGCTTGTTGGTGTGGCGCATGGGCCGGATCACGGGAGACGCAGCCGTATGACGACTATATTGGACAATCCAAGCCAAGCCCGGCCGCCAAAGAGCCTGCGTGAGGTCTCGACTCACACCAAGACGCGACACCGGCGCAATCGGGCGACGACCTGGATTCTG is a window encoding:
- a CDS encoding helix-turn-helix domain-containing protein, yielding MVKKSKAGEAAIPAQSASSAPPSANVADSQKTSGSSGAAKSTKDLEGGVSPSSNGAKTSKSARGQKHSGATSKAPAREARVVSPTIRRRRVGTELRKIRTESGTSVEVIASALEVTTSTVYRMELGRVGIKPRDVNDYAEACHYQDDEQIAYLKSMASEGRQRGWWARYSDTIEPLYQTYVGLEADAEQLRMYDAIMFNGLLQTREYALATFEHVVQSSREHMEKRIELRIERQSRLSEDLELISVMDEAVIRRILGDRDVSRNQLDHVLEMSENPNVHLQVLPFSVAAYPGMLGSFTVMSFRAMDDPKDDGYRHPDIAYVEGAGLDQYEEFDRVSQFRKVFATLSERALSEEDTRDLIKEVRDNL
- a CDS encoding DUF397 domain-containing protein, with the translated sequence MLTTTWKKSSRSGPTGDCVEARLHYSHVQVRDSKNVNGPILRASPGDWKALLSSSR
- a CDS encoding cation diffusion facilitator family transporter, producing MGGSTHRSGSTRRAPHGHDHHSHAPSVAAAATMGAKHRNKLWIALGLALTVMTFELITAFMTGSLALLSDAAHVGTDALGIGMALAAIIAVQRSLGRSRQTFGWYRLEVLAALGNTLLLFGVAIFVLVEAAKRLSDPPEVNSLPMLAVAIGALVVNVVSLLMLRAGAKESINIRGAYFEVLGDAVSSIGVITAAIIIWTTGWYYADSLMAVAVGLFILPRAWRLGRDALHILLQNAPKHLDMDQVKRSLSDIDGVEEVHDLHVWTLTSGLDVATVHLVLQEERANLKDVLSIARGTLEHDFGITHATLQAEPRSETPKCESIPY
- a CDS encoding phage holin family protein, with translation MAFLVRTIVVAFALWLATVLVSGISLAGESSARSLLTLVLVALIFGVVNAVLKPLILVVGCSLYVLTLGLFALVANALLFWLTAWLAEVFSLPFTVDGFWPAFWGALVVSIVTWIMSLALPRRQDLQA
- the pstS gene encoding phosphate ABC transporter substrate-binding protein PstS, translated to MFTKRRLAWTTSIALTTGLVLTACGAGDDNADTTTSADYETIDEASAEALEALAEVNSLSGNINGAGASFPFTVYEDWRVHYEQNVQSDVRINYQSVGSGAGITQFLEDTIDFGTSEAYLREGELSTAEGNRDCEAIQVPMLFGSVAIAFQDESLDGLVLDADTIAKIFTRDITNYSDDEIAALNPGRDLPDLEIIPVHRSDGSGTTSVFTTWLEDESGHWVDNMDPASGTEVNWASGTVGGQGNEGVAANLQAETGGLGYVNQSYAYIEGLPQAEVINADGNAVYPTLEATTAGIENLEIPDNYQFDILGIGGDGYPITGTVWNFFYTCGYDDETAAVLKDYWIWATQTPEADQLAMELGYAPMGPELKARVLDELLRINENN
- the pstC gene encoding phosphate ABC transporter permease subunit PstC; its protein translation is MATNATKKPLPPLRDQLRGKGFSRLADPMFRGAVTIAGVSVLGLLGFMIVHTTAEAWPILSHEGVFGFLSGTHWQSGQHDAAHQEGVSGTYGALPFMYGTLITSLIAIVIALPLALASAIYITQIAPRKVRSTLSSAIEMLAAVPSIVYGLWGLLFFIPFVMRPFFFEPMERFLSPIPIIGPLFEGPVRLGSYMSLGVILAIMILPIITAICREVFSAAPLDEQQAAYGLGATRWEVIRKVLLPRSLSGITGGTMLGLGRALGETMAAAMLVGASQQMGLSLFTGGDTMAGHIANTFADATQETVTALMAIGVALFVFTTFINLAARLLVWRMGRITGDAAV